The genomic segment CGCACGCGAGGTGAAGGAGGAGTGCGGGATCGACGTGGAGGTGGGAGAAGTGGTGGAGGTGCTGGACCGGATTTATGCCGACCGGAAGAGGCGGGTTCGCTATCACTACGTCATTATCGACTTCTTGGCCTCCTGGCGCCGGGGTCGATTGATAGCCGCGTCGGACATTTCAGAAGCCCGCTGGGTTAATCTTGACGCAATCGACACCCTCCCCCTGACTGAGGGACTGGCAGCGGTGGTCGAGAAGGCCCTCCGCCTCAAACGTCGTAC from the Candidatus Methylomirabilota bacterium genome contains:
- a CDS encoding NUDIX hydrolase, whose amino-acid sequence is MSREYPPHPIVAVGAIVVKAGKVLLVRRGTDPSRNLWSLPGGAVSLGEGLKEAVAREVKEECGIDVEVGEVVEVLDRIYADRKRRVRYHYVIIDFLASWRRGRLIAASDISEARWVNLDAIDTLPLTEGLAAVVEKALRLKRRT